Proteins encoded by one window of Thioclava nitratireducens:
- a CDS encoding rhodanese-like domain-containing protein gives MADLEPILSELAPEAEIVAYCRGPYCVYAHQAVAALRRKGLNARRLEGGLPEWREEGRPVQLGTN, from the coding sequence GTGGCGGACCTGGAGCCAATCCTGTCCGAGCTCGCTCCCGAGGCCGAGATCGTCGCCTATTGCCGTGGCCCATACTGCGTGTACGCCCACCAAGCCGTTGCCGCCCTGCGTCGGAAGGGACTCAACGCCCGCCGGCTCGAAGGTGGCCTGCCCGAATGGCGCGAGGAGGGAAGGCCGGTGCAACTCGGTACAAACTGA